One Mangifera indica cultivar Alphonso chromosome 4, CATAS_Mindica_2.1, whole genome shotgun sequence genomic region harbors:
- the LOC123213483 gene encoding uncharacterized protein LOC123213483, whose amino-acid sequence MGNCLPTSISKKKSKGLPIETVFKLPSPIPTWPSGEGFATGTIDLGYGLQVCQVSSFNKVWSSKEGGPDNIGATVFEPSSVPQGFFLLGHYAQPNNSPLFGWVLVAKDDTDTALKKPLDYSLVWSSESLNINQEGVAYVWLPTPPDGFKPVGHLITNSPAKPSLENIRCVRSDLTDQCETDAWIWGPGKDSNASGFNIFGLTPTNRGIQGMGVCVGTFAAGINNSPLYIACLKNIKSNLSCMPNPLQIEALLQVYSPYIYFHPDEKYLPSSVSWFFENGALLYKKGEESKPISIDSMGSNLPLGGSDDGEYWLDLPVNDKAKERVKKGDLQKALVYLHVKPMLGATFTDIAIWVFYPFNGPGRAKVEFINIPLGKIGEHVGDWEHLTLRVSNFDGILWRVYFSEHSGGSWVNASELEFQTDNKVVTYASLNGHAMYAKPGLVLQGNGGIGIRNDTAKSKMFLDTGNGYSLAAAEYLGPTIIEPPWLNYSRKWGPKISYDTAEEIRKIEKALPGKLKSAFDKFVKSLPNELLGEEGPTGPKFKRNWSGDEV is encoded by the exons ATGGGGAATTGTCTTCCAACAAGCATTtccaaaaagaaaagcaaggGTTTACCTATTGAAACCGTGTTCAAGCTACCCTCACCGATTCCAACTTGGCCATCAG GTGAAGGGTTTGCGACTGGAACAATTGATCTTGGGTATGGATTACAAGTTTGCCAAGTATCATCTTTTAACAAAGTTTGGTCCAGCAAAGAAGGAGGACCAGACAACATTGGTGCTACAGTTTTTGAACCCTCTTCCGTACCCCAGGGATTTTTTTTGCTTGGGCACTATGCTCAACCCAACAATAGTCCGCTTTTTGGGTGGGTTCTTGTTGCAAAAGATGATACTGATACAGCTCTAAAGAAACCTCTTGATTACTCTCTTGTTTGGAGCAGTGAGTCTCTAAATATCAACCAAGAAGGCGTCGCCTACGTCTGGCTACCCACACCACCTGACGGCTTCAAACCCGTTGGCCACCTCATCACAAACTCCCCTGCGAAGCCTTCCTTGGAAAATATACGGTGTGTTAGATCAGACCTCACTGACCAATGTGAGACTGATGCGTGGATATGGGGACCAGGTAAGGACAGCAATGCAAGTGGATTCAATATATTTGGATTAACACCCACCAACAGAGGCATCCAAGGTATGGGTGTCTGTGTAGGCACATTTGCAGCAGGGATTAACAATTCTCCTTTATACATAGCTTGTTTAAAGAATATCAAATCTAATTTATCTTGTATGCCTAATCCACTTCAAATTGAGGCATTACTTCAAGTTTACTCTCCTTACATTTATTTTCATCCTGATGAAAAATACCTCCCGTCTTCTGTGAGCTGGTTTTTTGAAAATGGGGCATTACTATACAAAAAAGGAGAGGAGTCTAAACCAATATCAATTGATTCAATGGGCTCGAACCTTCCCCTAGGAGGTTCTGATGATGGAGAGTATTGGTTGGACCTTCCTGTAAATGACAAGGCCAAAGAGAGAGTGAAAAAAGGAGATTTACAGAAGGCTCTGGTTTATTTACATGTTAAACCAATGTTAGGAGCCACCTTCACTGACATTGCAATATGGGTGTTCTACCCTTTTAATGGACCTGGCAGGGCTAAAGTTGAGTTTATCAACATTCCTTTAGGGAAGATAGGGGAACATGTTGGTGACTGGGAGCACCTAACATTAAGAGTTAGCAACTTCGATGGTATTCTATGGAGAGTCTACTTCTCGGAACATAGTGGAGGGAGTTGGGTGAATGCATCAGAGCTGGAGTTTCAAACGGATAATAAAGTTGTTACCTATGCATCGTTGAATGGTCATGCTATGTATGCAAAGCCTGGGCTAGTTTTACAAGGGAATGGAGGAATTGGAATTCGAAATGATACTGCAAAAAGTAAGATGTTTCTTGATACAGGAAATGGATATTCATTGGCTGCGGCGGAGTATCTGGGACCTACTATCATTGAGCCGCCGTGGCTCAACTATTCTAGAAAATGGGGTCCCAAAATTAGTTATGACACTGCGGAAGAAATACGAAAGATTGAGAAAGCATTGCCTGGAAAGCTTAAGTCTGCTT